The proteins below are encoded in one region of Aquisphaera giovannonii:
- a CDS encoding IS5 family transposase (programmed frameshift), with amino-acid sequence MPDELWARIEPILLEFWPAKATGRPPAQWRRMLEGIIFRMRSGCQWDQLPERFGPKSTVHDWFRRWAEGGVLEGIWAVILAECDELGGVDWRWQSADAMLGKAPGPGGEKTGRNPTDRGKQGTKKSLLTDADGGPLGVVIAGANVVEQKLLAETIEAIVVERPEPSADEPQNLCLDKGYDNPRSEEAATASGYAPHIRRIGEEKKAVDTSKGHKPRRWVVERTFAWLSKCRGLLVRYEKNDINYLGMIQLACALLWYRRLYRLTQGKPKVAVT; translated from the exons ATCCCCGATGAGCTGTGGGCCAGGATCGAGCCGATCCTCCTGGAGTTCTGGCCCGCCAAGGCGACGGGGCGACCGCCGGCCCAGTGGCGGAGGATGCTCGAAGGGATCATCTTCCGGATGCGCAGCGGCTGCCAGTGGGATCAGCTCCCGGAGCGGTTCGGGCCCAAGAGCACCGTCCACGACTGGTTCCGGCGATGGGCCGAGGGGGGCGTCCTGGAGGGGATCTGGGCGGTCATCCTCGCCGAGTGCGACGAGCTCGGCGGGGTGGATTGGAGATGGCAGAGCGCCGACGCGATGCTGGGCAAGGC GCCCGGTCCGGGGGGGGAAAAGACGGGCAGGAACCCCACCGACCGCGGCAAGCAGGGCACCAAGAAGAGCCTGCTGACCGACGCCGATGGCGGGCCGCTGGGGGTGGTGATCGCCGGGGCCAACGTCGTGGAGCAGAAGCTCCTGGCCGAGACGATCGAGGCGATCGTCGTCGAGAGGCCCGAGCCGTCGGCCGACGAGCCGCAGAACCTCTGCCTCGACAAGGGGTATGACAACCCCCGCTCGGAGGAGGCGGCGACCGCCTCCGGATACGCGCCGCACATCCGTCGCATCGGCGAGGAGAAGAAGGCCGTCGACACCTCGAAGGGGCACAAGCCCCGCCGCTGGGTCGTCGAGCGGACCTTCGCCTGGCTGTCGAAGTGCCGCGGCCTGCTGGTGAGGTACGAGAAGAACGACATCAACTACCTCGGCATGATCCAGCTCGCCTGCGCCCTCCTCTGGTATCGCAGGCTCTATCGCCTCACTCAAGGCAAGCCCAAAGTAGCCGTCACATGA
- a CDS encoding VapE domain-containing protein has protein sequence MSDIISDFLSAIRQLGLTPPDRVITDAKIHRFRSGPEHGENGFYSLKILPAHKGGDIGFGLIGCWKRGLSEKWCSHEANSLTEHDRKAMEKAREEQKKAVAEAAEEAARKAKWIWGEAKTPNPDHPYLAAKQIDLHGLREYKGLLVVPIYRGGSLVSLQFIAPDGGKRFLSGGNVEGGYASISGGVEDRSRIVIAEGYATGASLHAATGLPIVVAFNAGNLVAVAKSIRAKYPGAEIVIGADNDQWTVIRGKPVNVGIEKAKLAADAVGGRASWPLFAEDDPERPTDWNDYYRRKGLERTVAAFFGVGTDPIWEGQEAPPPDLGDPPEFPQDRELVGSTAPHQTDWRTKLIPGKEVAEGHPFPFEGKSKTNAYLFLKNHLRFAGLLCYDEFADQVMLVREPPWGEAEFAPRAIRDDDFFMLAANLEYCDISVSKDTAADAAIRVAKEQAINPPREFLSRLNWDGKPRLDTWLTYYLGADDQPKEYLSLVGAKWLVGAVARVFRPGCKFDSVLILEGSQGLGKSMALRALSTFGGQDFFLDSVGDIRSKDTLMTMQGKLIVEIAELASFRKSENEEIKAFITRQVDVYRPPYGRTVLKRPRYFVLAASTNETDEGYLTDDTGNRRYWPVRCKGIDAEAVERDAMQLWAEAVVRYREGERTWLSREEAVVSAQEQNMRFVEDAWQDRIGHILRGEVAIRVDDVLNKLELKPKDINNMIKKRVKNSLRKLDWYETRRPGEGRVWRRGDGAPPAEGSQSEPGDLFTETVLEG, from the coding sequence ATGTCCGACATCATCTCCGACTTCCTCTCCGCCATCCGCCAGCTCGGCCTCACCCCGCCCGACCGGGTCATCACCGACGCCAAAATCCACCGCTTCCGCTCCGGGCCCGAGCATGGCGAGAACGGCTTCTACAGCCTGAAGATCCTGCCTGCCCATAAGGGCGGCGACATCGGCTTCGGCCTGATCGGCTGCTGGAAGCGCGGTCTCAGCGAGAAATGGTGCAGCCACGAGGCAAACTCCCTGACCGAGCATGACCGCAAGGCCATGGAGAAGGCCCGGGAGGAGCAGAAAAAGGCCGTGGCCGAGGCGGCGGAAGAGGCGGCCAGGAAGGCGAAGTGGATCTGGGGCGAGGCGAAGACGCCGAACCCCGATCACCCCTACCTCGCTGCCAAGCAGATCGACCTGCACGGGCTCAGGGAATACAAAGGCCTGCTGGTCGTCCCGATCTACCGGGGCGGCAGCCTCGTCAGCCTCCAGTTTATCGCCCCCGACGGCGGAAAGCGTTTCCTGAGCGGCGGTAACGTCGAAGGCGGGTACGCGAGCATCTCCGGCGGGGTCGAGGATCGCAGCCGGATCGTGATCGCGGAAGGCTACGCCACCGGGGCAAGCCTGCACGCGGCCACGGGCCTGCCCATCGTCGTGGCATTCAACGCAGGGAACCTGGTCGCGGTGGCGAAGTCGATCCGGGCGAAGTACCCGGGCGCCGAGATCGTGATCGGGGCGGATAACGACCAGTGGACGGTGATCCGCGGCAAGCCGGTCAACGTGGGCATCGAGAAGGCCAAACTCGCGGCGGACGCCGTGGGCGGCAGGGCGTCGTGGCCGCTGTTCGCCGAGGACGATCCCGAGCGGCCGACGGATTGGAACGATTACTACCGCCGGAAAGGCCTGGAGAGGACGGTGGCGGCGTTCTTCGGGGTCGGGACCGATCCGATATGGGAAGGCCAGGAGGCGCCACCGCCCGATCTCGGAGACCCGCCGGAGTTTCCCCAGGACAGGGAGTTGGTGGGATCAACCGCCCCCCATCAGACGGACTGGCGGACGAAGCTGATCCCGGGGAAGGAGGTCGCCGAGGGGCACCCGTTCCCTTTCGAAGGTAAGAGCAAGACGAACGCCTACCTGTTCCTGAAGAACCATCTCCGGTTCGCCGGCTTGCTCTGCTACGACGAGTTCGCCGACCAGGTCATGCTTGTCCGCGAACCGCCCTGGGGCGAGGCGGAATTCGCCCCACGCGCGATCCGGGATGACGACTTCTTCATGCTCGCGGCCAACCTCGAATACTGCGACATCTCCGTTTCGAAGGACACGGCGGCGGATGCGGCCATCCGCGTGGCCAAGGAGCAGGCGATCAACCCCCCGAGGGAATTCCTGTCCCGGCTTAACTGGGACGGCAAGCCGCGCCTCGATACGTGGCTCACCTACTACCTGGGTGCCGACGACCAGCCGAAAGAGTACCTCTCCCTTGTCGGCGCGAAGTGGCTGGTCGGGGCCGTCGCCCGCGTGTTCAGGCCGGGCTGCAAGTTCGACAGCGTGCTCATCCTCGAAGGGTCGCAGGGCCTGGGCAAGTCGATGGCCTTGCGGGCGTTGTCCACGTTCGGCGGGCAGGACTTTTTCCTCGACAGCGTGGGAGACATCCGCTCGAAGGACACGCTGATGACCATGCAGGGCAAGCTGATCGTCGAGATCGCCGAGCTGGCCTCGTTCCGCAAGTCAGAGAACGAGGAGATCAAGGCATTCATCACACGGCAGGTGGACGTCTACCGCCCGCCTTACGGCCGCACGGTGCTGAAGCGTCCCCGCTACTTCGTCCTCGCCGCCAGCACGAACGAGACCGACGAAGGCTACCTGACCGACGATACGGGTAATCGCCGGTACTGGCCGGTGCGGTGCAAGGGCATCGACGCCGAGGCCGTCGAGAGGGACGCCATGCAGCTCTGGGCGGAGGCAGTGGTCCGGTACCGCGAGGGCGAGCGGACGTGGCTTTCGCGCGAGGAGGCGGTCGTCTCGGCCCAGGAGCAGAACATGAGGTTCGTCGAGGACGCATGGCAGGACCGTATCGGGCATATCCTGCGGGGCGAGGTCGCGATCCGGGTGGACGACGTTCTCAACAAGCTCGAGCTGAAGCCGAAGGACATCAACAACATGATCAAGAAGCGGGTGAAGAACTCGCTCAGGAAGCTGGATTGGTACGAGACGCGGCGGCCCGGCGAAGGCCGCGTGTGGAGGCGGGGCGACGGCGCGCCGCCGGCCGAGGGCAGCCAATCCGAGCCGGGCGACCTGTTCACCGAGACCGTACTCGAAGGTTGA
- a CDS encoding DEAD/DEAH box helicase — protein sequence MMLTRTAFRTHQAVVLQSPTGSGKTQMGSYGAKSASEKGNDVIWLAHRRELLEGTGNTFSKTGIPHSLMMGGCHHNPRLRVTLASVGTLANRLEKTRPPRLLIVDECHHSTASQYDKIIRWVEANGGKALGLTATPWRLSGEGLDDHYDHMVLGPPVAWLIANGYLSDYRAYAPSAPDLSEVHTLAGDYVKNEIDQVMKGKAIVADCVSQWRRYAPGKRTIGFAVSVEHSQMMVEAFLRAGIPAAHIDAGTQSHIRRQHILNFATGHLQVLWNCDLFSEGFDLSAVAGRDVPIECAIQARPTKSLTLHLQQIGRALRRKPYPAILLDLCGNLARLGLPDHPHEWTLAGRPKKGRGGKSEEAAPLTRKCQSCDVMFPIVLLSCPHCGAAQVSGGGGGRKVEEVAAELREIDREQARRERLKEQAGAKTLEELIELGKAKGYKSPEKWASHVFTARLQKQNRAG from the coding sequence ATGATGCTCACGCGCACCGCCTTCCGCACCCACCAGGCCGTCGTCCTCCAATCGCCCACCGGCTCCGGCAAAACCCAGATGGGTTCGTATGGAGCTAAATCGGCGTCCGAGAAGGGCAACGACGTGATCTGGCTGGCCCACCGGCGCGAGCTGCTGGAGGGCACAGGAAACACCTTCAGCAAGACGGGTATCCCCCACTCGCTGATGATGGGGGGCTGCCACCACAACCCCCGGCTGCGGGTGACCCTGGCGAGCGTCGGAACCCTCGCCAACCGGCTGGAGAAGACCCGCCCGCCCCGGCTGCTGATCGTGGACGAGTGCCACCATTCGACCGCCTCCCAGTACGACAAGATCATCCGCTGGGTCGAGGCGAACGGCGGCAAGGCGCTCGGCCTGACCGCAACCCCGTGGCGGCTATCCGGCGAGGGGCTGGACGACCACTACGACCACATGGTGCTGGGACCGCCGGTGGCCTGGCTGATCGCCAACGGCTACCTGAGCGATTATCGGGCCTACGCCCCTTCCGCCCCCGATCTGTCCGAAGTGCATACTCTGGCCGGGGACTACGTAAAGAACGAGATCGACCAGGTGATGAAGGGCAAGGCCATCGTCGCCGACTGCGTCTCCCAGTGGCGGCGGTACGCGCCGGGCAAGCGGACGATCGGGTTCGCGGTCTCGGTCGAGCACTCCCAGATGATGGTCGAGGCGTTCCTACGGGCAGGCATCCCGGCTGCCCATATCGACGCCGGGACCCAATCTCATATCCGCCGGCAGCACATCCTCAACTTCGCTACGGGGCACCTTCAGGTGCTCTGGAACTGCGACCTGTTCTCCGAAGGCTTTGACCTGTCGGCGGTTGCGGGCCGGGACGTGCCGATCGAGTGCGCCATCCAGGCCCGGCCGACCAAGAGCCTGACGCTCCACCTCCAGCAGATCGGCCGCGCGCTCAGGCGGAAGCCCTATCCGGCCATCCTGCTCGATCTGTGCGGCAACCTCGCCAGGCTGGGTCTACCGGACCACCCTCACGAGTGGACGCTGGCGGGCAGGCCGAAGAAAGGCCGCGGGGGCAAGTCAGAGGAGGCGGCGCCGCTAACACGCAAATGCCAGTCGTGCGACGTCATGTTCCCGATCGTGCTGCTATCCTGCCCGCATTGCGGGGCGGCTCAGGTGAGCGGCGGGGGCGGTGGCCGGAAGGTCGAGGAGGTCGCTGCTGAGCTGCGGGAGATCGACCGCGAGCAGGCGCGGCGTGAGCGGCTCAAGGAGCAGGCCGGGGCGAAGACGCTGGAGGAACTGATCGAGCTGGGGAAGGCGAAGGGGTACAAGAGCCCCGAAAAGTGGGCGTCCCATGTCTTTACGGCGAGGCTGCAGAAGCAGAACCGGGCGGGCTAG
- a CDS encoding recombinase RecT produces the protein MTEDLTTQTKPTSRQQLVVQRKNDIQLMENELKKMLPQSLPSDKFVRTVQTAITLNPDIAEAEKNSVLNACMKAAADGLVLDGREAALTIFNTKVKKNGQDTWVKMAQYIPMVAGIIKRVRNSGEVSRLNAFVVYKNDVFRVTYGLEMTLEHVPNFSDPGEAIGAYAVCRFKDGEVDFEFMSTKQIEGIRERSKSKDKGPWQTDWSEMARKTVIRRLAKRLPVDSDIARVVQHIDEDYDFQPSGQAVTPHDEDGVVLENQENAKPAKARGSAAAKLNPKPKQPEPGPVIENEPQDHEAGDASSNPPGDTDEPEDII, from the coding sequence ATGACTGAAGATTTAACCACACAGACCAAACCTACCTCTCGCCAGCAGCTTGTCGTTCAGCGCAAGAACGACATCCAGCTTATGGAAAACGAGCTGAAGAAGATGCTGCCCCAGAGCCTTCCGTCGGATAAGTTCGTCCGCACCGTGCAGACGGCCATCACCTTGAACCCCGACATCGCCGAGGCTGAGAAGAACAGCGTCCTGAACGCCTGCATGAAGGCCGCTGCTGATGGCCTCGTGCTGGACGGACGCGAAGCCGCGCTGACCATCTTCAACACGAAAGTGAAGAAGAACGGGCAGGATACCTGGGTCAAAATGGCCCAGTACATCCCCATGGTCGCGGGGATCATCAAGCGCGTCCGCAACTCCGGCGAGGTGTCCCGCCTCAATGCCTTCGTCGTCTACAAGAACGACGTGTTCCGCGTGACCTACGGCCTGGAGATGACGCTCGAGCACGTGCCGAACTTCTCCGACCCCGGCGAAGCGATCGGCGCCTATGCCGTCTGCCGTTTCAAGGACGGCGAGGTCGATTTCGAGTTCATGTCGACCAAGCAGATCGAGGGCATCCGCGAGCGGAGCAAGTCGAAGGACAAGGGCCCATGGCAGACCGACTGGTCGGAAATGGCCCGCAAGACCGTCATCCGCCGCCTTGCCAAGCGCCTGCCCGTCGATTCCGACATCGCCCGCGTCGTCCAGCACATCGACGAGGATTACGACTTCCAGCCCTCGGGCCAGGCCGTCACTCCGCACGATGAGGATGGGGTGGTCCTCGAGAACCAGGAGAACGCCAAGCCCGCCAAGGCGCGCGGTTCGGCGGCTGCGAAGCTCAACCCCAAGCCGAAACAGCCCGAGCCCGGTCCGGTGATTGAGAACGAGCCGCAGGACCATGAGGCGGGCGACGCCTCCTCGAACCCGCCGGGCGACACCGACGAGCCTGAAGACATCATCTAG
- a CDS encoding helix-turn-helix domain-containing protein, with product MLRLMTLADWRKAEGISQEELASRLSATLGRPVHQPSVCQWESGSVMPGADVAEAIRTMTGGRVTGASFGRRPCP from the coding sequence ATGCTGCGCCTGATGACATTGGCCGATTGGCGGAAGGCCGAGGGGATCTCCCAGGAGGAGCTCGCCTCGCGGCTTTCCGCCACCCTCGGGCGGCCGGTCCACCAGCCAAGCGTCTGCCAGTGGGAATCGGGCAGCGTCATGCCGGGTGCGGACGTGGCCGAGGCCATCCGAACGATGACCGGCGGGCGGGTGACCGGGGCCAGCTTCGGACGCCGTCCATGCCCGTGA
- a CDS encoding phage tail protein: protein MPITQQGSINTTALQVPNLYVQIVAPQPALNGVPTNILGVVGTANWGPVNSPSIVSGPNDCAQQFGPMQARKYDLGTAVYTASLQGASNFRAVRVTDGTDTAASVTLGTGIGITFTAKYTGSLGNSLTVTVGTGTNSTGGAPTYKLTVNLPGQLSEVFDNIGGTGNALYANMAAAINSGQSGLRGPSQLIVATLGSGTTAPTNPSTVSLSGGTDGVSSISSATLIGQDTNPRKGMYALRGTGASVVMLADADDSTQWTLQNAYGLAEGAYMVTTSPVGDTISNFASTLSGAGIDSYALKAVFGDWCYITDTVNGGITRLVSPQGFVAGKLAALSPEQSSLNKPLSGIIATQKTYARQQYSDAELQAIAAARGEVIANPSPGGSYFSPRLGINSSSNVAVNGDNYPRMTNYIAATLNAGMGIFVGQVQSPTVQQSAKATLDNFLQNMFQQRMIQDWKVILDASNNPQNRVALGYMQADVKVVYLSIIRYFLINLEGGQTTVIVRNSSPNFQ from the coding sequence ATGCCCATAACTCAACAAGGCTCCATCAACACCACCGCTCTGCAGGTGCCGAACCTCTACGTCCAGATCGTGGCCCCCCAGCCTGCGCTGAACGGCGTCCCGACGAACATCCTCGGCGTGGTCGGCACCGCGAACTGGGGGCCGGTGAACAGCCCCTCCATCGTCTCCGGCCCGAACGACTGCGCCCAGCAGTTCGGCCCGATGCAGGCCCGCAAATACGACCTCGGCACTGCGGTCTACACCGCCTCCCTGCAAGGGGCGTCGAATTTCCGGGCCGTGCGCGTCACCGACGGCACCGACACCGCCGCCTCGGTCACGCTGGGGACCGGGATCGGCATCACGTTCACCGCGAAATACACCGGCTCGCTCGGCAATTCGCTGACCGTCACGGTGGGGACGGGCACGAACAGCACGGGCGGCGCCCCGACCTACAAGCTCACCGTCAACCTGCCCGGCCAGCTCTCCGAGGTCTTCGACAACATCGGGGGCACGGGGAACGCGCTGTACGCCAACATGGCCGCCGCGATCAACAGCGGCCAGAGCGGCCTGCGCGGGCCGTCCCAGCTCATCGTCGCCACGCTCGGCTCCGGCACCACGGCCCCGACCAACCCGTCCACCGTCTCCCTGTCGGGCGGCACGGACGGCGTCAGCTCAATCTCCTCGGCGACGCTCATCGGCCAGGACACCAACCCTCGCAAGGGCATGTACGCCCTGCGCGGCACGGGGGCCAGCGTCGTCATGCTGGCGGACGCCGACGATTCGACGCAGTGGACGCTCCAGAACGCGTACGGCCTTGCCGAAGGCGCATACATGGTCACGACGAGCCCGGTAGGCGACACGATCTCCAACTTCGCCTCGACGCTCTCGGGAGCCGGCATCGACAGCTACGCGCTCAAGGCGGTCTTCGGCGACTGGTGCTACATCACCGATACGGTGAACGGCGGCATCACCCGCCTCGTCTCCCCGCAGGGCTTCGTCGCCGGGAAGCTGGCCGCGCTCTCACCCGAGCAATCCTCCCTGAACAAGCCCCTCTCCGGCATCATCGCCACCCAGAAGACCTACGCCCGCCAGCAGTACAGCGACGCGGAGCTTCAGGCGATCGCGGCGGCGCGCGGCGAGGTGATCGCCAATCCGTCGCCCGGCGGTAGCTACTTCAGCCCCCGGCTGGGCATCAACTCGTCGAGCAACGTGGCGGTCAACGGCGACAACTACCCGCGCATGACCAACTACATCGCGGCCACGCTCAACGCGGGCATGGGGATCTTCGTCGGGCAGGTGCAGTCGCCCACGGTCCAGCAGTCGGCCAAGGCGACCCTCGACAACTTCCTGCAGAACATGTTCCAGCAGAGAATGATCCAGGACTGGAAGGTGATCCTCGACGCCTCGAACAACCCCCAGAACCGTGTCGCCCTCGGCTATATGCAGGCCGACGTCAAGGTCGTCTACCTGTCGATCATCCGCTACTTCCTGATCAACCTCGAAGGCGGCCAGACCACGGTCATCGTTCGCAACTCCAGCCCGAATTTCCAGTAA
- a CDS encoding PD-(D/E)XK nuclease-like domain-containing protein produces the protein MIRYDLPAGEYHAHPARSKSYLWKHYSGTPAHAEYGVAETSNAMDLGTAVHLAALEPEKFETDVERGPDDRRGNKWKNALEAGLAYGRLVLTSGDYDKARRVGDAARKLPIVLQLSEAQILHEASAFWTDPETGLECRCRPDIYCPAFEIMADLKTTSDASAFTWAKRAADMGYHAQEAWYSDGWQAAGGGDVDGFVFIVIESDYPHLAAAYELTPQAVQEGRMAMRKALLSYRDCRAAGSFPGYPETVQELDLPGWAYKETKLLSV, from the coding sequence TTGATTCGATACGACTTACCAGCCGGGGAATACCATGCGCATCCGGCGCGCTCGAAATCCTATCTGTGGAAGCACTATTCCGGCACGCCCGCCCACGCGGAATACGGAGTGGCCGAAACGTCGAACGCCATGGATCTCGGCACGGCGGTGCATCTGGCCGCCCTGGAGCCGGAGAAGTTCGAAACCGACGTCGAGCGGGGCCCGGACGACCGGCGGGGTAACAAGTGGAAGAACGCTCTCGAAGCGGGGCTGGCCTACGGCAGGCTGGTGCTCACCTCCGGCGACTACGACAAGGCCCGCCGGGTGGGCGATGCCGCCCGCAAGTTGCCCATCGTGCTCCAGCTCTCCGAAGCTCAGATTCTCCATGAGGCTTCCGCCTTCTGGACCGACCCGGAAACCGGGCTTGAGTGCCGGTGCCGCCCGGATATCTACTGCCCGGCCTTCGAGATCATGGCCGACCTGAAGACCACCAGCGACGCCTCGGCGTTCACCTGGGCCAAGCGGGCCGCCGACATGGGCTACCACGCACAGGAAGCCTGGTACTCCGACGGCTGGCAGGCGGCTGGCGGTGGTGATGTGGACGGGTTCGTCTTCATCGTCATCGAGTCCGACTATCCGCATCTGGCGGCGGCCTACGAGCTGACGCCCCAGGCCGTGCAGGAGGGCCGCATGGCCATGCGCAAGGCGCTGCTGTCGTACCGCGACTGCCGCGCGGCCGGCTCATTCCCCGGTTACCCCGAGACGGTCCAGGAACTTGACCTACCCGGCTGGGCCTACAAGGAAACGAAATTATTGAGTGTTTAA
- a CDS encoding phage portal protein, giving the protein MGLFNNLKQRLGRRRNEPQRDTEVYPRIMQLLSGQRVGKGQPVFKPTPWNLRTFSTTPYARRAINTIKNPIAQLGWEVVPKKGVEENSEIRRQCELVTTCLKSPNNEDSWRSLVEKVVTDIMLGAGAIEMRIGGDAMRPLWLYPVDALSIQIYAGWSGDRREAKYCQVPGYGTMGGGGQGIDLLADELIYIAPNPSTAHPFGCGPLEIAFTTISRLLGVGEYAGNVATNARPTTLLDLGKATPEQLSAFRSYWTNEIEGQGKMPIVSAGGETKAVKLTADGDEALYLKWQEFLKTEIVTAFDISPQNLGVERDVNRSTAEVAEDRDWDQAIKPWAGLFASHINRDAIEGRLGFSQIEFRFVGLDREDEKATSEIFATYYKSNVFTPNEIRAKLGEPPADNRWGDMTAADAEIAIAAARGAAEVDDPALTGGKKQTAKQKPSKKGK; this is encoded by the coding sequence ATGGGACTGTTCAATAACCTCAAGCAGCGGCTGGGCCGCAGGCGGAATGAGCCGCAGCGCGATACCGAGGTCTACCCGCGGATCATGCAGCTCCTGTCCGGGCAGCGTGTGGGGAAGGGCCAGCCCGTCTTCAAGCCGACGCCGTGGAACCTCCGGACGTTTTCGACCACGCCCTACGCCCGCCGGGCCATCAACACGATCAAGAACCCCATCGCCCAGCTCGGCTGGGAGGTGGTGCCCAAGAAGGGCGTCGAGGAGAACTCGGAGATCCGCCGCCAGTGCGAGCTGGTCACGACATGCCTGAAGAGCCCGAACAACGAGGATAGCTGGCGGTCGCTCGTCGAGAAGGTCGTCACCGACATCATGCTCGGCGCCGGGGCGATCGAGATGCGGATCGGCGGCGACGCCATGCGCCCCCTGTGGCTCTACCCGGTGGACGCCCTGTCCATCCAGATCTACGCCGGGTGGAGCGGGGACCGCCGCGAGGCGAAATACTGCCAGGTCCCGGGCTACGGCACGATGGGCGGCGGGGGCCAGGGCATCGACCTGCTCGCCGACGAGCTGATCTACATCGCGCCGAACCCGTCGACGGCCCACCCGTTCGGCTGCGGGCCGCTTGAGATCGCCTTCACGACCATCTCCCGCCTCCTGGGCGTCGGCGAATACGCCGGGAACGTGGCGACCAACGCGCGGCCGACCACGTTGCTCGACCTCGGCAAGGCCACGCCGGAGCAACTGTCGGCCTTTCGCTCCTATTGGACCAACGAGATCGAGGGACAGGGCAAGATGCCGATCGTGTCGGCAGGTGGCGAGACGAAGGCCGTCAAGCTGACCGCCGACGGCGACGAGGCCCTTTACCTCAAGTGGCAGGAGTTCCTGAAGACGGAGATCGTCACCGCCTTCGACATCTCGCCGCAGAACCTGGGCGTCGAGCGGGACGTGAACCGCAGCACCGCCGAGGTGGCCGAGGACCGCGACTGGGACCAGGCGATCAAGCCGTGGGCCGGGCTGTTCGCCAGCCACATCAACCGGGACGCCATCGAGGGCAGGCTGGGATTCAGCCAGATCGAGTTCCGCTTCGTCGGCCTCGATCGCGAGGACGAGAAGGCCACGAGCGAGATCTTCGCGACCTACTACAAGTCGAACGTCTTCACGCCCAACGAGATACGCGCGAAGCTCGGCGAGCCGCCCGCCGACAACCGGTGGGGCGACATGACCGCCGCCGACGCCGAGATCGCGATCGCCGCCGCGCGCGGTGCCGCTGAAGTCGATGACCCCGCCCTGACCGGCGGGAAGAAGCAAACCGCCAAACAGAAACCGTCCAAGAAAGGGAAGTAA
- a CDS encoding ATP-dependent DNA helicase, producing the protein MSAVLSRVPALPSPNIIPSGEQSGAISDIVSWYRDRRGRQEFYVAGFAGVGKSVTANLAIEELKATCGVRNVRTAAYTGKAASVLRKKGVECAQTIHSLIYTAVEDEETGEVHFILSDDSPAADADLIVLDEVSMVNKEIADDLRSFGKKILVLGDPGQLPPVSGEGAFTNREPDVFLREIHRQAAGSPIIELATLARQGKPLPKGYEKDGVRVLPLTKESQPLIYREETQPICGLNRVRWVYNQRIRKLRGFEGETPQAGEKIICCRNNRDTGLFNGGMGTTLAAASEHEKLRGAWLMDVRMEDLRGPNLQLAVDPYLFRRNFTNGHAEKLPLRGTRLEEFDFGYTITCHKAQGSSWDDVTVIDDSSAFRDNRNLWKYTAITRAERGLTVLLRES; encoded by the coding sequence TTGTCGGCGGTTCTTTCCAGAGTTCCAGCACTTCCCAGCCCGAATATCATCCCCAGCGGCGAGCAGTCCGGGGCCATCAGCGATATCGTCTCGTGGTACCGCGACAGGCGAGGGCGTCAGGAATTCTATGTCGCCGGGTTCGCCGGCGTCGGCAAGTCGGTCACGGCCAACCTCGCCATCGAGGAGCTGAAGGCGACCTGTGGCGTCCGCAACGTGCGAACGGCTGCCTACACGGGAAAGGCGGCTTCGGTTCTCCGCAAGAAGGGCGTCGAGTGCGCCCAGACCATCCACAGCCTGATCTACACGGCGGTCGAGGACGAAGAAACGGGCGAGGTCCATTTCATCCTCTCCGACGACAGCCCGGCTGCGGACGCTGACCTGATCGTGCTCGACGAGGTGAGCATGGTCAACAAGGAGATCGCCGACGACCTCCGCTCGTTCGGCAAGAAAATCCTCGTGCTGGGCGATCCGGGCCAGCTCCCGCCGGTCTCGGGGGAAGGCGCGTTCACGAACCGCGAGCCTGACGTGTTCCTGCGAGAGATCCACCGCCAGGCGGCAGGGTCTCCGATCATCGAGCTGGCGACGCTCGCCAGGCAGGGCAAGCCCCTGCCCAAGGGATACGAGAAGGACGGCGTGCGGGTCCTGCCGCTGACGAAAGAGTCGCAGCCGCTGATCTACCGGGAGGAAACACAGCCGATCTGCGGGCTGAACCGCGTGCGCTGGGTCTACAACCAGCGGATCAGGAAACTGCGAGGCTTCGAAGGCGAGACGCCGCAGGCGGGGGAGAAAATCATCTGCTGCCGGAACAACCGGGATACCGGCCTGTTCAACGGCGGCATGGGGACGACGCTCGCCGCTGCCAGCGAGCACGAGAAGTTACGTGGCGCGTGGCTGATGGACGTGCGCATGGAAGACCTGCGTGGCCCAAACCTGCAGCTCGCCGTTGACCCGTACCTGTTCCGCCGGAACTTCACGAATGGCCATGCCGAGAAACTGCCCTTGCGAGGGACGCGGCTCGAGGAATTCGACTTCGGATACACGATCACTTGCCACAAGGCTCAGGGCAGCTCCTGGGATGACGTGACGGTGATCGACGATAGCAGCGCGTTCCGCGACAACCGGAACCTGTGGAAATACACGGCAATTACTCGGGCGGAACGCGGGCTGACGGTGCTGCTTCGGGAGTCATAA